From the Vibrio vulnificus CMCP6 genome, one window contains:
- a CDS encoding type II and III secretion system protein family protein, whose translation MKKTLMCLLITTIGVVSLSVNSNELMNLNQGSAKTISLKRQISTVFVGAPEIADYKIIDETKVVVYGVGLGATSVIVYDRAGNELYNAEVVVNKSLRLVKQTLIARFPDESINITNVGEQVVLDGVVSSEEVKTQIYRTVGEMLKKSVTRNTLTLQDTSGGQVDSLDYTATYIYDNIINNLKVLTTEQINVKLTVAEVSSSFLSELGVSYSDSGQAGRFVNKLLDFTAQDIVAVITASGDDQIGRVLAEPNLSVISGETASFLVGGELPIAIRDESGISVSYKEYGVKLSMVAKVTDSENIRLSLLPEVSSIDEENKTANGLINVPALRTRKAQTTVQLKDGQSFVLAGLLTSEERESLSKIPVLGDIPILGALFSHTKSNQTKTELIIVATVNLVDPVKAEDIKLPSFRRTSDIERLLRIDLSSMNEPELEDTLNKGGFN comes from the coding sequence ATGAAAAAAACATTAATGTGTTTACTAATCACCACGATTGGCGTTGTCTCTTTATCGGTTAATTCTAATGAACTAATGAATTTAAATCAGGGTTCAGCAAAAACTATCTCTTTGAAACGTCAAATTTCAACTGTATTTGTAGGTGCCCCAGAAATTGCCGACTATAAAATCATCGATGAAACCAAAGTGGTAGTTTACGGTGTTGGTCTTGGTGCGACTTCTGTAATTGTCTATGACCGAGCCGGAAATGAGCTTTATAACGCGGAAGTGGTGGTTAATAAAAGTCTGCGATTGGTAAAACAGACGTTGATTGCCCGTTTTCCAGATGAGTCTATCAACATTACCAATGTAGGCGAGCAGGTTGTTCTTGACGGGGTGGTAAGCAGTGAGGAAGTAAAAACTCAGATTTATCGTACCGTCGGCGAAATGCTTAAGAAAAGCGTCACTCGTAATACGCTTACTCTACAAGATACGAGCGGTGGACAAGTTGATTCTTTGGATTACACCGCCACTTATATTTACGACAACATTATCAACAATCTCAAGGTGCTGACTACCGAGCAGATCAACGTCAAACTAACAGTAGCCGAAGTATCGAGCTCGTTTCTATCTGAGCTAGGTGTCTCTTATTCAGACAGTGGTCAGGCGGGGCGTTTTGTGAACAAACTGCTTGATTTTACGGCTCAGGACATCGTTGCGGTAATTACTGCTAGTGGTGACGACCAAATTGGTCGTGTACTTGCCGAACCCAATCTTTCGGTGATTTCTGGTGAAACCGCAAGCTTTCTTGTTGGTGGTGAATTGCCAATCGCGATCCGTGATGAGAGCGGAATTAGCGTGTCTTATAAAGAATATGGTGTGAAGTTGTCTATGGTCGCCAAGGTGACGGATTCGGAAAACATTCGCTTATCACTGTTGCCAGAAGTCAGCTCTATCGACGAAGAAAACAAGACCGCGAATGGTTTGATCAATGTACCTGCGCTACGTACACGTAAAGCTCAAACGACCGTTCAACTAAAGGATGGCCAGAGTTTTGTATTGGCAGGTTTGTTAACGTCAGAAGAGCGTGAGTCATTAAGCAAAATCCCTGTATTGGGTGATATTCCTATTCTTGGTGCGTTGTTCAGCCATACAAAATCCAATCAAACCAAGACTGAATTAATCATTGTCGCCACGGTGAACTTGGTTGACCCAGTCAAAGCGGAAGACATCAAACTACCAAGTTTCCGTCGCACCAGTGATATCGAGCGTCTACTGAGAATCGACCTCTCATCAATGAATGAACCTGAGTTGGAAGATACGTTGAACAAAGGGGGATTCAATTAA
- a CDS encoding AAA family ATPase, with protein sequence MMDLDTLFKSSSSKRKGGNTNQDLIVSDDSGFLAAVDELYAIEGFEKPLKVTDLDEETTWNRSDVTLNHVILDMRNNQNMVEEVSDIATRLDVSIKLLVISNFDSIKLRDRVQSCGASYILWDEELDGLLASLKRDIAEASKSGKTRIAKRILILGTKGGIGVSCISSVLANALVKNANLKTLVVDHDSGAMNGDIFLGVKGYKIKENSIDLNQSEIDSAIATTYLCKVTEKLDYLALEKTTACLSDHASTLFSLSSELVDKYNFIIDSVPMSSFEEVHDQDLADKYHRIYLVCEPSVSSLRAYNRFKKKIGKAEHQVIFSQTRPHKDYLVTLKSAKERIKCHSSVDFAYEPGLEQKLIQMGTSGLMKSKYATSIAEMVSSLTGKQIQTKNAKKFTLFKK encoded by the coding sequence ATGATGGATCTCGATACATTATTTAAAAGTTCATCCTCAAAAAGAAAAGGTGGCAACACCAACCAAGATTTGATCGTGTCTGACGATTCGGGGTTTCTTGCTGCCGTTGATGAACTGTACGCAATCGAGGGGTTTGAAAAGCCCCTCAAAGTAACCGATTTGGATGAAGAAACAACCTGGAATCGCAGTGACGTCACCTTAAATCACGTCATTTTGGATATGCGTAATAACCAAAACATGGTGGAGGAGGTTTCTGATATTGCGACCCGTCTTGATGTCAGCATCAAGCTTTTGGTTATTAGTAATTTTGATTCGATCAAGTTACGCGACCGTGTGCAGTCGTGCGGTGCCAGCTACATTCTTTGGGATGAAGAGCTCGATGGATTATTAGCGAGCTTAAAGCGTGACATTGCAGAAGCATCAAAAAGCGGTAAGACACGTATTGCGAAAAGAATCCTTATCTTGGGTACAAAAGGTGGTATCGGGGTTTCTTGTATTAGTAGCGTGTTGGCCAATGCATTGGTTAAAAATGCCAACCTAAAAACTCTAGTGGTTGATCACGATTCAGGTGCGATGAATGGCGATATTTTTCTCGGTGTTAAGGGGTACAAAATCAAGGAAAACAGTATCGATTTGAATCAGTCAGAGATCGATTCTGCCATTGCCACCACGTATCTGTGTAAAGTGACCGAAAAGCTGGACTATTTAGCCTTGGAAAAAACCACTGCGTGCCTGAGCGATCATGCATCGACTCTATTCAGTCTTTCTTCAGAACTGGTTGATAAATATAACTTTATTATTGATTCGGTACCGATGAGTTCCTTTGAAGAGGTTCACGACCAAGATTTAGCGGATAAATACCACCGGATTTACTTAGTTTGTGAACCGTCTGTCTCTTCATTACGCGCTTACAACCGATTCAAAAAGAAAATCGGTAAGGCGGAGCATCAGGTGATTTTTAGCCAGACACGTCCTCACAAAGATTATTTGGTGACACTAAAAAGTGCCAAAGAGCGAATCAAATGCCATTCGTCTGTCGATTTTGCCTATGAACCGGGTTTGGAACAAAAGCTGATTCAAATGGGCACCAGTGGCTTGATGAAGAGCAAATACGCGACGTCTATCGCTGAAATGGTTTCGTCTCTTACCGGAAAGCAAATCCAGACTAAAAACGCTAAAAAATTCACGTTGTTTAAAAAATGA
- a CDS encoding CpaF family protein, producing the protein MNQLKQIYLDLRDEIFDAIDASTLSEISNEELAEQLSESVNILIDKKQLQVSSLKRAELVKALYDELKGLGPLQKLVENDDISDIMINGPYDVFIEIGGKVEKSPIQFVNEKQLNTIAKRIASNVGRRIDESSPLCDARLKDGSRVNIVIPPLAIDGTSISIRKFKEQKIKLENLVEFGAMSIEMAKLLSIASHCKCNILISGGTGSGKTTLLNALSGFIGEGERVVTIEDAAELQLQKPHIVRLETRQASVEGTGQITARDLVINALRMRPDRIIVGECRGAEAFEMLQAMNTGHDGSMSTLHANTPRDAIARTESMVMMATASLPLEAIRRTIVSAVDLIVQVRRLHDGSRKVMYISEIVGLEGNNVVMEDIFRFETTGSFDSGKIQGEFRSPGLSKRSVIYERARFFGLEDTVRELFS; encoded by the coding sequence ATGAATCAACTAAAGCAGATCTATCTCGACTTGCGAGATGAAATTTTTGATGCGATTGATGCCTCAACCTTAAGCGAAATCAGTAACGAAGAGCTGGCGGAGCAGTTGTCGGAGTCGGTCAATATCTTGATCGACAAAAAACAACTGCAGGTGAGTTCGCTAAAGCGTGCCGAGCTAGTTAAAGCGCTTTACGATGAACTTAAAGGGTTGGGACCACTGCAAAAATTGGTCGAAAATGACGATATCTCGGACATCATGATCAATGGTCCATATGACGTCTTTATTGAAATTGGCGGTAAGGTAGAAAAGTCACCGATCCAATTCGTCAATGAAAAGCAGCTGAATACTATTGCCAAGCGCATTGCATCGAATGTTGGTCGCCGCATCGATGAGTCATCTCCTTTGTGTGATGCGCGATTAAAAGACGGTAGCCGTGTCAATATCGTTATTCCTCCATTGGCAATTGATGGCACCTCCATCTCTATTCGTAAATTCAAAGAGCAAAAGATCAAACTAGAAAACTTGGTTGAGTTTGGCGCCATGTCGATAGAAATGGCCAAGTTGTTGTCTATCGCCAGCCACTGTAAATGCAATATTTTGATCTCTGGTGGTACCGGTTCGGGGAAAACAACCTTGCTCAACGCGCTGTCGGGATTTATCGGTGAGGGCGAACGTGTGGTCACCATTGAAGATGCGGCCGAATTGCAGTTGCAAAAGCCTCATATCGTTCGGTTAGAAACACGTCAAGCAAGTGTTGAAGGCACGGGGCAGATCACGGCTCGTGACCTAGTTATCAACGCCCTGCGTATGCGTCCGGACCGTATTATTGTTGGTGAGTGTCGTGGTGCAGAGGCTTTTGAGATGTTGCAGGCGATGAACACCGGCCATGATGGTTCAATGTCTACATTGCACGCCAACACGCCGCGAGATGCAATTGCACGTACAGAAAGCATGGTGATGATGGCAACTGCATCGCTACCATTGGAGGCGATACGCCGCACCATCGTGAGTGCGGTGGATTTGATTGTCCAGGTAAGGCGTCTCCACGATGGCAGCCGTAAAGTCATGTACATCAGTGAAATTGTCGGGCTAGAAGGTAACAATGTGGTGATGGAAGATATTTTCCGATTTGAAACCACAGGCAGCTTTGATAGCGGCAAGATCCAAGGTGAGTTTCGCTCGCCTGGTTTGTCAAAGCGCTCGGTTATTTATGAGCGAGCTCGTTTCTTTGGTTTAGAAGATACGGTCCGGGAGTTGTTTTCATGA